In Desulfovibrio desulfuricans, the following are encoded in one genomic region:
- a CDS encoding metal-sensing transcriptional repressor: protein MEKEKKCPECTHRIKKRTEEETKLMINRLNRIEGQVRGIRRMV from the coding sequence ATGGAAAAAGAAAAGAAATGTCCGGAATGTACACATCGGATAAAAAAGCGTACAGAAGAAGAAACAAAATTGATGATAAACCGCTTAAACAGAATAGAAGGGCAAGTGAGGGGGATTCGCAGAATGGTG